TCCTCCACGCCGTGACGGTGCAGCGTATCGAGCGCGCCCGCGAGCAGCCTGCCGGTGATGAACTCGTTGAAACGCGTGCAGGCAATTCCGAACTTCATGCCCGCGCCTATCAGGTTCCCCTCAATAACCGTCGGCATAACCGTCTGTTCCTCCTCGGTTGGTCCTCGATCTACCGCAATCGTCTAGAGCAAATGCCCCAGTTTTTCCCGTTTCGTGTCCAGATACCGCTGGTTATGTTCGTTAACCGGCGTCGTCAACGGCACACGGCCCGTGACTTCCAGGCCGTAGCCCTCGATCCCGGCGCGTTTCACCGGGTTGTTCGTCAGCAGTTGCATCCTGCGCACGCCGAGGTCGTTCAGGATTTGCGCGCCAATTCCGTATTCGCGCGGGTCGGGTTCGAAACCCAGGTGCACGTTCGCCTCCACAGTGTCCATGCCCTGGTCCTGAAGCGCATACGCTTTCAACTTGTTCACAAGCCCGATCCCGCGCCCTTCCTGGCGCATGTAGACGAGCACGCCCTCGCCCGCCTCCTCAATCAACTGCATGGCCCGCTGCAACTGGCTGCCGCAATCGCAGCGCAACGAGCCGAGCACGTCGCCGGTGAAGCATTCCGAATGCACGCGCACGAGCACGTCGCCGCCGGCGTCCACCTGTCCCTTCACGAGCGCGATGTGCTGGTAGTCGTCCACGTCGGTCTCGTAAACGATGAGCTTGAACTCGCCGTAGCGCGTTGGCAGGCGCGTCTCCACGATGCGGCGGATAAGCTTCTCGTTGCGGCGGCGGTAGGTGATCAATTCCTCGATCGAGCAGATCTTGAGACCGTGCTTGTCGGCGAACTGTTCGAGGTGCGGCATCCGCGCCATGGTGCCGTCGTCATTCATGATTTCGCAGATCACCGAGGCGGGGCGCATGCCCGCGAGCCGCAGCAGGTCTATGGAACCCTCGGTCTGGCCCGCGCGCACGAGCACGCCGCCCTCGCGCGCGCACAACGGGAACACGTGCCCGGGCCGCACGAGATCGCGCGCGGTCGAGCCCGGGTCCGCCGCGACGAGAATGGAGCGGGCGCGGTCGTACGCGCTGATACCCGTCGTGATGCCCGAGGCGGCCTCGAACGACACATGGAACGCCGTGCCGAAACGCGACGTGTTGTCCGTCGTCATGGGCGGCAGGTCGAGTTCCCGGATGCGTTCCGGGCTCATGGGCATGCAGATGAGGCCCCGGCCATGCTTGGCCATGAAATTGATCGCCTCCGGCGTGACCTTCTCCGCGGCAATGACGAGGTCCCCCTCATTCTCCCGGTCTTCGTCATCGACCAGTATGATCATGCGCCCTTGCCGCAGCTCTTCCAGTATTTCCGGGATTGGCGTCAACATGATGTATCGAAGTTCCTTTCCATGCCGCCGAAAGATTCACACGAATCCGAATCGGGACAATTTCTCCTGCGTCAACCCGCCACGCCCCTCTTTCACGTAATGATAGACGTGCTTGCCGATGATGTCCGCCTCCATATTCACGGGATCGCCGGGCCGCCGCGCGGACAAGGTCGTGCTCCGCAGCGTCGCCGGGATGACGGCCACCGAAAACTCCGCGCCGCGCGGCTCTACCACCGTCAGGCTGATGCCGTCAATGCTGATCGAGCCTTTCGGAACCAGATACTTTGCCACTTCGTCCGGCGCGCGGAAGCGCCAGAGCTGGAAATCGCCTTGGTCCTTCACGCTGTCCACCTGGCCTACGCCGTCCACGTGTCCGAGCACGAGATGCCCACCGAGACGCGCGCCCAGGGCCATCGCGCGCTCCAGATTGACCGCGTGTCCCGCGCGCAGGCGCCCTAGCGTCGTGCGCGCGAAGGTCTCCGGCGAAACCTGGACCACGAAGCCCTCCGAGAGCAGCGCCGCGACGGTGAGGCAGGTGCCGTCCACGCAGATACTGTCGCCGGTTTTGGTCCCGTCGAGCACGGTCTTGGCCAGGATGGTCAGGTCCGCCCCGGAGCGGCGCGACACCGCGCCTACTTCCTCGATGATCCCGGTGAACATGGGGTCAGTCCCTCTTCACATACGCTTCGATGAGCAGGTCCTCGCCCACCTGCTTCACCGTCATATCCGTCAAGACGATCGCCTCGTCCATCGTCGCTACGCCTTCGCCTTCGACCGGCGTGATTGCCTCACGGCCGCCCACGATCTTCGGCGCCACAAAGATCCAGACCTTGTCCACCACGCTCGCCTCGAACGCCGATGCGTGGGTCGTGCCGCCGCCCTCGATGAGCAGCGACGTGACCCGCCGCTGCCCGAGCACGTCCATCAGCGCGGCGATGTCGATGCCCCCCTTGTCCGACGCGACGTGCAGCACGTCGTCCGCGGGCGGGCAACTGCTGCCTTCGGGGACTACGACCCAGGTCGCGGCGTCGCTCGCCACGTGGAACACGCGCCGGTTCGCGTCCAAATACTCCTCGCCGTCCAGGATGACGCGGATGGGATCGTGCGTTTCATCGCCGTTGAGGCGCGTCGTGAGGCTCGGGTCGTCCAGCATGACCGTGCGGCTGCCGACGAGGATCGCGTCCACCTCGTTGCGCAACTGGTGGACCATCCGCCGGGCCTCTTCGCCGGTCACCCACTTCGAGTGGCCGGTGCGCGTCGCGATCTTGCCGTCCAGCGTCATGCCGCATTTCGCGATTACGAAAGGGCGGCCCGTGGTGATGTATTTCACGAACACCTCGTTCAGCCGCCGCGCCTCCGCTTCGAGCAAACCCACGTCGACGCGGATGCCCGCGTCGCGCAGCCGGTCGATGCCGCGCCCGTTCACGAGCGGCTTGGGGTCGGCCATGGCCGCCACGACCCGGCCCGGCTTCTTCTCGATGAGCAGGTCCACACACGGCGGGGTCCTGCCTTCATGCGCACACGGCTCCAGATTGAGGTAGACCGTGGCGCCACGGATGTCGCCACCCGCCGCGGCAATCGCGTTCACCTCCGCGTGCGGCTCGCCCGCCTTCGCGTGGAAACCTTCCCCCAGCACGCGCCCGCCTCGGACGATTACGCACCCCACCATCGGGTTCGGGCTGGTGCGCCCGCGCCCCCGCGCCGCCAGTTCGAGCGCGCGCCGCAGGTACTTCGCATCTGCATCCATAACAAAAACCCCGAAGTCTCGCGGCCTTCGGGGCTTGGCTGATGACACGCATGTGGCTGGATGGAACGGCGCACCTCGCGCCGCGGCCATCCGCGCCAGCTTGTTCCGCAACCTTCTCCCATCCGGACTGTACCGTCGGCCCCGGAGTTGCACCGGGTCTGCGCCGAAGCGCTCGCGGGCTTTCACCGCCGGTCGGGAATTTCACCCTGCCCCGAAGGTCGGGTATGTTCTTCTCTAGTGATCTTAGCCCTTCCGCGCGCGCGTGTCAAACGCCTCGCCGCAATGGGGGCGGCTGTCCTCCGCAATCCCTCCCTTGGCTCGGGGACTGGCACAAGCGAGTCCCGCGCTTCGCGGGACGAGACGTGCCTGTACCCACCCGCCAGGTCGCGTCAGCCTATTCCCGGGCAATAGCCGTCGGGCGTGCCTTCGCCGGGGCAGAGATGATAGCCGCCGGTGTTGTACAGTTGGATCAATCGCAACAGTTCGGACAGCGTGATCGTCCAACTCGGACCGTCCAGGTAATCGGAAGCGTGCCGCGCGCACGCCTGATTCGCGCCCGGCCCCGGCTCGTACCCGTCTTCCGTATCATCCGGGTTCTCCGCGCAATGGAACCCGCCCGAGTTGTACAACTGAATGACGCGCAATAGTTCCGGCAAATCCACCTGCCAATCGCCGTTCCGGTCCGCCGTGTGCGGACCCGTCGGCGACTCGCCTTCGCCCTCGCCTTCCCCCTCGCCTTCGCCCTCGGCGCCACCCGTAAGGCACCAAATGTCGTTGAGTGTCAGTATCTCATAATTCTGGTAACGTTCGCCGCCCAGTATCCAAAGCCTGCCCTCGAAGCTTGCCGCTGTATGGTCCCTTCTCGTGCTCCAAGGCGCTGCATCGGTTACTTGTGTCCAATTCACGCCATCCGCTGAAACCCAGACGTCATGGAGCGAAATCAGGATTTCGCGAGGGTAACTTTCGCCGTACATCCCGCCGAGAATCCATATCTTGTCTTGAAATTCCGCCACAGCATGTTTCATGCGCACGTGCCATCCGGCACTACTTGTCACGTCTGTCCAGTTGACCCCGTCTATGGTGCACCATAC
This genomic stretch from Candidatus Hydrogenedentota bacterium harbors:
- a CDS encoding bifunctional 3,4-dihydroxy-2-butanone-4-phosphate synthase/GTP cyclohydrolase II, with the translated sequence MLTPIPEILEELRQGRMIILVDDEDRENEGDLVIAAEKVTPEAINFMAKHGRGLICMPMSPERIRELDLPPMTTDNTSRFGTAFHVSFEAASGITTGISAYDRARSILVAADPGSTARDLVRPGHVFPLCAREGGVLVRAGQTEGSIDLLRLAGMRPASVICEIMNDDGTMARMPHLEQFADKHGLKICSIEELITYRRRNEKLIRRIVETRLPTRYGEFKLIVYETDVDDYQHIALVKGQVDAGGDVLVRVHSECFTGDVLGSLRCDCGSQLQRAMQLIEEAGEGVLVYMRQEGRGIGLVNKLKAYALQDQGMDTVEANVHLGFEPDPREYGIGAQILNDLGVRRMQLLTNNPVKRAGIEGYGLEVTGRVPLTTPVNEHNQRYLDTKREKLGHLL
- a CDS encoding riboflavin synthase — encoded protein: MFTGIIEEVGAVSRRSGADLTILAKTVLDGTKTGDSICVDGTCLTVAALLSEGFVVQVSPETFARTTLGRLRAGHAVNLERAMALGARLGGHLVLGHVDGVGQVDSVKDQGDFQLWRFRAPDEVAKYLVPKGSISIDGISLTVVEPRGAEFSVAVIPATLRSTTLSARRPGDPVNMEADIIGKHVYHYVKEGRGGLTQEKLSRFGFV
- the ribD gene encoding bifunctional diaminohydroxyphosphoribosylaminopyrimidine deaminase/5-amino-6-(5-phosphoribosylamino)uracil reductase RibD; this encodes MDADAKYLRRALELAARGRGRTSPNPMVGCVIVRGGRVLGEGFHAKAGEPHAEVNAIAAAGGDIRGATVYLNLEPCAHEGRTPPCVDLLIEKKPGRVVAAMADPKPLVNGRGIDRLRDAGIRVDVGLLEAEARRLNEVFVKYITTGRPFVIAKCGMTLDGKIATRTGHSKWVTGEEARRMVHQLRNEVDAILVGSRTVMLDDPSLTTRLNGDETHDPIRVILDGEEYLDANRRVFHVASDAATWVVVPEGSSCPPADDVLHVASDKGGIDIAALMDVLGQRRVTSLLIEGGGTTHASAFEASVVDKVWIFVAPKIVGGREAITPVEGEGVATMDEAIVLTDMTVKQVGEDLLIEAYVKRD